From the genome of Piliocolobus tephrosceles isolate RC106 unplaced genomic scaffold, ASM277652v3 unscaffolded_32674, whole genome shotgun sequence:
CTGTGTTCATCCCCTGTGCTGTGAGGAAGAGAACAGGTTGAGGGTGGGGAGCAGAGATGTCATGGCAGGACCTTCAGGACTAGAGATGGGGCTGGGGGCTCTCAGGGAGCCTTTAAGAATAAGACTCAGCTTCAGCATCTCTGAGACCCTGCCTTTATTCCTACAGCATTGTGGTGATGTATGGTTCTACATTCACTCAACTGGCaactatttactgagcatctactgtatGCCTGACACTATCCTATGAGCTAGAGCACATCCGAGAGCAAAACAGGCAAAACCTGTGATGACACATAGCTCCCACCACAGATCACAAGcagataaatagatatatagagagaataaaaCGATGTCAGGTAATCAAAGCTCATTGAGGTAAATAcaatggaagaaggaaaaaaacagggGTGGGACAGCGGGTGCCATTTCAGATTGCAATCAGGTAAGGCCTTTTAGAGGCAGTGGCATTTGAGGTTTTGGAGGCAAAGACCTTCAGAAAACAAGCACAAAGAGCACATGAGCCTTGTAAATCTCCGAAGAAAGGAATTCCAGACAGAAGAgaaagcaagtgcaaaggccctggggcccAGTAAAAGAAAGTGTGAGTCAGGAGGTGCAGCTAGAGAGAACCCTAGGGCCCTGTAAGAACTTCGGTTGTCATCGTAAGGAACATGGGAACCCCTGCAGGGTTTTGTGCAGAGGCATTGCATGATTCAACGCACATGTTAAGTGATCACTCTCAGTACTCTTGCGACTCAGCCTCAGGATAAAAGTGACAGGGATTTGAAAGTAAGTGTTAGGATCATAATCAAGGTGAGAGACAGAGAGCTTTGACCTGGTAAGGAGCCAGAGAAAGGGTGTGAAGTAGTGGATTCTGAGTGGATTCTGAAGGTGGAGCCAAGAGggttgtgagaaaagagagagtCCAGGCTGCCCTGAGGCCTTCTCCTGAGCCCCTGGGAGGATGGGACAGCAGCAGCTGAGTGGAGGCGCAGTGGGAGGAGCAGGGGGTTTCTGTTGGGGAGGGGCAGTGGGAGTCAAGGATTCAGCTTGTCCCTGGGAAGAGTGGGGTGCCCTTTAGACAgccaggggtggggagaaggcagTGAGTGGCGCCTGCAGGATTCAAAGGTGAGATGGGCTGGAAACAGAGGCTCTGGGCTGCTCCCCGGGATCACTGGGAATTagtagggagggagagggagacaagAGAGGCCTGTGGACAGGGAGAAGGAGGGACCAGGAAAGGGACTGGGAACGAAGCATGTCGCAGAGGCTGAGCGGCCATTGGCTGCTGCTGGGAGGTCCTGTGAGGTTGGGTGGAGAGCAGAGGCAGGTCATTGGTGACCACGACGAGACCAGCCGAGTGGCGTGTTCAGGAAGAAACCTGACTGGCATGGGTGGAGGAGACACACGGAGGAGAGGAAGTAGAGAGATATCATGAAGCAGCTTTATTATAATGGGGAGCAGAGACACAGGCTGTGGTTGAAAGGGATGAAGATGATACTGCCAAGACTGACCTGGGATGCCTTGGTCATGGGTAGACCAGAACCCATCCTCCATCTCCCTGGGCAAATATTCTCATCAGTGAGTGGAATCCCTCCCACAGCCCTCTCAACACTCGCTTAGGGTTGGGGTGCTGGTTTGGACACACTTAGAAAAGGTTCATAGTAGTTTGTACCTTGAAAGAGATCTGACTCCTGTCCCCATGGAGACCTGATGGGGAAGACTCCATCCTTGCTTCCCGCACTTGCCAGATTTCAAGAGGAGCATGGGGTGAGAGAATGCCAACACTCCTCCAGGAAGGGGTCAGATGCTCCCACGCCCCATCTTTTGCAGCCCCCATTCCTTCACCCACAACATGCTCTGAGCTCCCTCTGTGACTctgccccttccctcctttcATGAGAAGTCAGATGTGTCAACCTTCAAGAGCTGGGCTGCCTGCTAAGTGTCATGACAGAGGAATGCAATGTGCTGGAGAAACATAGGTGAAGAAGAGATGAGTCTTTCAGTGGAGGTAACAGGGGGCTGGGTCTTGCAGGATGAAGAGGAGTTCTTTAGGTAGAgtaagcattccaggcagaggaacagcACATGGAAAAGCTCGGAGGCAAGCGGATGAGTGTGGCTGGGGAGTGAGAGGGTAGGTAGTGTACTATTATGAAGGGGCTTGGATATCTTACTATGGAACCTAGCTAAGGTCCCCTTAGGGCTGACATGACATGAGCTGGGTCCTAGCAGCCTCACATTGGGGGTCAAAGTGCAGTGAGGAGAGTCTAATTTCTTACCTGAAGAATCCCCAGATGCCCAGGCGGTACTGAATGGTCACCACCACCACGTTTTCATGGGCAGCAAGGGCCAGCCCATCATAGGTTGATGCCGCACCCACCATCAGCCCCCCTCCGTGGATCCACACCATCACCTGGGCAGGGAGGAAGCAACATACCAGTTACAAGACACAGAGCAAGGGAGCACTCAGAAGGCGTCTTGTTTGGTGACCTACCTGTTGGTCACAACTGAAGGAGGATGTTATCCAAAGTTCACCAGCACCCAGCAAGGTTGCAAAAGTCAGTCTCTCTCCTCCAAAATTCTCCCAACCGGGGCCCAAGCCACCACCCCACTGCACATACCCTGGCTGCCGCTTCCTTTATACCCAGCCTCCagtgcctcctcctcccaaggtTCTTCATGCTGAGAACATCATCATGAGTATAGCAAAGGCTAAGGATGTTGTGTTCTCCCCGTCACTCCCATCACCCTCAAGCCTGAACTGTTCATGCAGCTCAGTGTACCCTTGAAGAGCCCTTGTATCTCAGCTTCATCTCAGTTTACTCTCTCATGGTGAAGTAAACTTCTCTGTGCATGAATGATTGTCTCGGGAAGCACACATGCCTGTGATGGTGTCGCTTCCTTAAATGCCTCCTCTATGCCTCTGCATCCCCAAATCCTATCCATCCCTCAGAGTCCAGCCTAAAATCCACCCACTTCAGGATGCCTTCAATCAATGGACTAACACTGTCTGagaacttactatgtgccagggactcTGCTAATACCCGAGGATGAGAGTGGATACAATTCCTCATGCATGgttcttgc
Proteins encoded in this window:
- the LOC111554301 gene encoding putative inactive carboxylesterase 4, whose protein sequence is CTQDPKVGKFLSDLLTNRKENISLKVSEDCLYLNIYTPADLTKKNRLPVMVWIHGGGLMVGAASTYDGLALAAHENVVVVTIQYRLGIWGFFSTGDE